GGTCCTGGGCCTGCTCGATGAAGTCCTGGAGGGACATGCCAGCGGGCAGCCGGTAGAGGGGCGTCTCCGAGCCCTTGCGCAGGGCGGCCTCGGCGTAGACGTCGAAGGGGCCCAGCGCGGTGGACAGGTCCACGCCGAAGCGGGGCTTGCGGCCGCGCTGGAGCACGGCGCTCAGGCCGAGCTCGGACTCGCCCAGCACCACCTCGGCGCGGGTGGCGCCGCCGATGCGGCCCAGGGTGGAGGCCGGCCCGGCGTTGTCCAGCAGGGCGATGGCGTAGAAGTTCCAGCCCTCGGCCTCCCAGGGCACGTGCAGCTTGAGCATGGAGGCACCGGTGCGCGCATCGAAGACGGCCAGCGGGTCCCTGCGCTGCGGGGAGAGGAAGTCAGTGGGGTTCCAGAAGCGGGCGGTGCCCCACTTGACGTGCTGCTTGCCGGCGGTGACGAACACCGTGCGAGCGATGTCGAAGCGCAGCCAGGCCTGGTCCAGCAGGACGCGGGGGTTGGGAACGGTGGCGCCCGGAGTGGTGGGGGCGCCCGTGCTGGAGCCGTTGCCCAGGAGGTTGGTGGTCTGGCTGCCCACGGTGGGATCGAAGCTGAGGCGGCCGACCACCATGCCGCGCAGCCTGTCGGTGGGCCGGGCGTCGAAGTAGCCGTCCACCAGGGTGGGAGCGGAGAAGGTGGTGCTGCCGAAGGAGACGCCCTGGTTGGCCTGGGCGATGGCGCGCAGATAGAACTGGCCGCCGATCTTCAGCGGGTCGTCGACGTGCTCCTCGGAGCCGAAGGCCTCCGCCTGCGTGGGGCCGCTGAGGGCCTGCTCGTCGCGCGTCTCCTCGCGACCGGACTGATCCACGCCCGGCGGCTGCGCGGGCGGGGGCTCATCGGCTCTTACTCTCGAGCCAGGCCTTGGTGAAGATGTTGGCCTCCAGCGACCGCAGGTCCACGCTCTTGATGAGGATGACGGTGGAGTTGGCCTTCTCCACCTCGTCGTAGATGCGTATCTCCTGCGGGTACCATACCTCCGCGCCCTTGGACTCGCTGAAGAGCTTCTGCCACTTGGGGTAATAGAGGGTGCGCATGAGCCGGCCGGAGAGGGCGAACTCCTGGCGCTTGAGGATGTTGCTCGTGTCCTTGTCCGCCCACATCTTGATGACGGGGTAGGCCACGTCGATGTTGGGCCTGGCCTTGAGCGCCAGCTTGTGCACCTGGAACTTGCCCAGGGCCTCCTCGCCCTCGTAGGTGGGGTCATACTCCTCGGCCAGACGGGACTCGTCGAAGTCGGCGCGGCGGCTGTCGGTGCCGGCGATGCGCTCGC
The Hyalangium gracile genome window above contains:
- a CDS encoding outer membrane lipoprotein-sorting protein translates to MTPRNLLSAAVAAVLLASPAAFALDAAEMKKLLEVIDDRQRNGGDYKSLVYLEQKEKDKADTVREALVYRRDADDKLMILFTKPKGESGKGYLRLDKNLWSYDPNVGKWERRTERERIAGTDSRRADFDESRLAEEYDPTYEGEEALGKFQVHKLALKARPNIDVAYPVIKMWADKDTSNILKRQEFALSGRLMRTLYYPKWQKLFSESKGAEVWYPQEIRIYDEVEKANSTVILIKSVDLRSLEANIFTKAWLESKSR